Genomic window (Lutra lutra chromosome 17, mLutLut1.2, whole genome shotgun sequence):
gggtcccaggatcaagccccagttgcaggtggggtggggcagtGATGGGTTGGGgggaccctgctgagcagggagcctgtttctccctcccactcctccctgctcctgttctctctccatctcttgctctctctttcaaataaataaatatgatcttaaaacacacacacacacacacacacacacacaaaacagtagaaaagaaaaagaaacaaaagcagccaTGCTGGGGACGGGGGCTGTGGGCCAGCAGGGTGCACAGAGAGGGCCTTCCTATCAATAGGCCCTGCATGGCTGCTTTTACAAGTTACTGCTGGGCACACCCAGTCCCATTCTGCCAGGGAAGCAGTGGGGTGTTagccaggagagagaaaatcagtaaGTAAAGCTTCAGcctaataaaaatcaaaatacccCTCATtcatccttccctctgccccaggtCCCCATGTGGAGAAAgccacaaggaaaagttctggaTGCAAGAGTGACAGTGAGACAGTGGCGTAGGGAGCCGAGGCAGCCGGGGCCGTACCTGCAGGGAGCTGCGAACggagaagaggcaggaggaagtGGCAGAGGTTGTGTGGGCGGTGGGGTCCTGCAGCACCAGCAGCTGGCGGTCTGTCTTCTGGGTGAACAGGAGCTTTAGGAGAGGAGTTGAAGGTTAGCGGGAGCTGGAAGGATCACAGAGGGCCCACCAGTTCCCAGAAGCTCTGGCCCTGGTCTCCAGTGTCAGCCCATTTCTCAGATGGAAAAACAAAGGCTTTAGGTCACAAGAGGGCTGGACCGTGGTCTTAGCAGAGGGAGGACTATAGGCCAGACCACAGGTTCCTAAAGAaggaggggctggaggcctgAACTCTTGGGTCCCAAAGGTGAAAGGGTTTATGGCCTGAGAAttgtggagaagggagaaggcgTTGGCGGGCCTGGActcctgagggaggagggaggaggaagaggttaGGGGATGGACTTCTGGGTCTGAGGGTAGAGAGGCTGACAGGTGCTCGAAATGCCCATACCTTAGTGAGGGCCTGGTTGGACTCAGCAAAGTCCCCACCCGGCGTTCCCTGGAGGCAGTTAAGCTCAAGTAGTCGGCTCCGTTCCTGAGGGAGAGCAAGTTATCACCGGCTAGCACACCATAGACTCTGAATGTGCTGGCCGGCAGCCTTCTCCGGAGGAGCCGGAGCCGGGAGACATCCTGGGGTGCAGGGTGCCAATGGGATGCCCCAGAGGGACGTGAGGACAGTAGGACAGGTCTCCCAGGAGAACTCACCTGCGTCAGGGCCTGAAGGGCCTCCTCCTTCTTCCGGCTCAGCCCCCGGCTCTCAGCTGCCATCTGTTCCCCCAGCGACTTGAGCTGCTCCTCTAAGACCTGGATCCGGCGCTGCAGGGCACAGCCCAGGGCCCTGGTCACTCAGCCGCCCCAGGATTCCCAGCTGGCTCCCACAGAGCCTGGGGTCTGCTGCACCCCGGAACAGGGACCCCGGGACCTGGGTGGCCGGAAAGTGGTGGGGAGTTAAGTTCCCTCGTGCCCTCTTCCCTTTTGGGGGTCCAGAAGGGACATGGGGTGgtttgttggggtgggggggaatggagGATCTGATGCatagacagacagggagagacagaaaccCAGAGAGACCTGTGGAGAACAGacggagaaagggacagagagaccaACCAGAAttgttacaaaaaagaaaaaccaagacaGTTCCCACAAGAGGAAGATACGAGAAAGGAGACAAGGTGcagacagaagggaaaagagagagtgaCAGGGAGAAGATCCAGAAacggaggtgggggaaggagcctCACACTGGAACCGAGTAGGTTTGGATCCCAGCTCCACCCTCTATAAACTGAGTCACGCTGGAAAAGGTTACTTGAGCACCTTgaccttcagtttcttcatttataaaccggaaaaaaaaaagtcagaatggCCTCCCCAGGTTCTTGTAAAGATTTGATGAGTAAGGACTCATGAAGCATTTAGGACCATGACTGGCCCATAGTAATTGCTCAATAAACATCAATCGTTGTTACTCTTGTGAAGAtagtgaggcagggagggaaggatgacAGAGGAAGGGCCAGACGTGGAATGGAGGAGTCAGAGGGCAGCAGTGAGGGACGGAAGGCAAGAGAGGGAGGGCAATCCCTGTCCAACTCACTCTGTGCTGCGCCACACTGGCCTGGAGTTCCCGGACCTTGGGGTCCAGTGCCCGGGCCTCAGGGCTGTCCcggtcctcctcctccctccggCTCTCCTGCTCCAGCTGCTGGAACTCTAGGTCCTCGTAGGCACGCTGGGCCACATCCAGCTGTTCCCTCATCTGCGGGTGGGAAGGCAAAAACTGGAGGCCTGCACCCCTAGGGCCCGTGGGGAGATGAGGGCTGGggcaaggagggaagaggagccTGAGGACTTAGACTCCCAAGTCCTGGCGGTTATAAGGCCTGAACGCCTAGGTGAGGGAACAGGGTCCTGAGGAAAGAGCGGCCTGGATGCCAGGTCCCTAAGGGAACCTAGAAGAGCCTCACCTCCTGTACTCCTTGCAAGAGCCGCTCACGCTGCTCCTCTGGCTGGGAGTCCAGCTGTCCCTGGGCCTCCTGGAGTCTCTGGCGAAGACCCTCCACTCGATCCCGTTCCTGGCTCAGCCGCCTCTGCTCCTGAAACAGCACCCAGGCTCTCAGCCTTCTTAGTCCAGCCCAGTCCGGACACAGGAAGAGAAATAGAGGCCCGCATGGGCCAGGCTAGCTGGATCTCAGAACCCACCTGGCTGCTGGCCCCAAGAGTGCAGGGACCCTGTCTGTCGAGctcactctgttttgttttgtttaagattttatttatttattatatataaagagagcgtgtgagcatgtgtgaccatgagcagggggagtggcagagggagagggagaagcaggctccccgctgagcacagagcccaatgtggggctccatcccaggaccctgggatcatcacctgagctgaaggcagacgctcaaccatctgagcctcccaggtgcctctgtCTAGTTCACTCTTGTCCCAGTGGGGACAATCAGGGCAGTGAAACATAGAGACTACGGGAATCAAGAGTGGAGAGCACCTTCCTGGATGTGAGGGTTTTAAAATCAGCCTCAAAAATCAGGAagttttagggcgcctgggtggctcagtgggttaagccgctgccttcggctcaggtcatgatctcagggtcctgggatcgagtcccgcatcgggctctctgctcagcagggagcctgcttcccttcccctctctctgcctgcctctctgtctacttgtgatctttctctctgtcaaataaataaataaaatcttaaaaaaaaaaaatcaggaagtttTAGacctggggagacagagggagctGGAAGGACATTTTGGACTGCGGGAACAGGGCAGCACAAATGCACAGTACTTGAAAAGCATAGGAAGTTTTGGGGGTAAATTCTGGTCAGAGGATAGAGGTGAGGAGCACAGAGGGGGGTGACAGTGGAAAGGCAGGCTTGGCGCAGCTTGTCTGGCTTGGCCAACCAAGCTAAGGAGTCCTTATTCCGGGGCAATGGAAGgacgagagagggagagagatagagagagaggttgagGGAGCAGAAAGAACATGTTGACTGACCACAGGCTtgggggtgagagggagggaggtgtgcAGCAAGgcacctatttttaaaaacaccaaccCTATATCATTATCACACCTTAAGAATAAACAGGTTCTTAAAGAATTTACACACAACATGTCTGGGAGCAGCTTTTAAAACAGGGTTAGGGAAGCAAACTAGGGGATATGAAATAAGAACAGAAGATTAATTTCGGCGGAAGCCAGTGAGCACACCGCAGGGCCACCAGTCTATTCTTTTTGtcagttttacatttttcacGAGATGACATTTAAAGAGCAAAAAGGGAGGGTCAAAGGAAGAGGCCCCAGAATCATggtctgggagggaggaggaaaagcatctgcccacctcccactcccccagccgaAGGATCCCCATTTGGGGAATGAGGATGACCCTGGGCCTCAGGTCCCAGGAGCACCACCAGGAGTATCGGTCCCAAGACGAAGGAAACTGATGGTGAAGATCCCGCAGGAGAAACTGACCTGTTCCCGCTGCTCCCGGCTACCCTGCTCCGTGTCCCCCTGCTGTCCAAGCAGCTCTCGGAGCTGCTCCTCCTCGCGCCTGGCAGCCACCCGCTCCCCAGCCAGCTCGCCCCGCAGAAGGGCTACTTCCACCTCCATCTGTGGGGAGAATGTACGGGCTGGGGCCTAGAGGTCTGGGTCCGAGGAAGGAGGGCGCTGGGGACTCAGACACCTGGGTccaagtggggtgcctgggagtATGGGCTCTTGGATTCCCAAGGAGAGGGCTGGAGGCCTAAGAGTGGGATCCCGCTGGAAGAAAGGCCCCGGAGCCCGACCTGGAGGGCTCCCCTTGAGCTGGGGCCAGACTGCCCACGAGGTCCGCAGCCTCACCTCGATCCTCAGCTCCTTCCTCTGGCGCTGTAGCTCCTTCACGCGCTGCTCCATCAGGGCCACGCGGGTCAGTGCCTCCAGCTGCTGCTCTCGAAGCCGCCGTGCAGCCCCTCGCACTGTCTCCCCAGGCTGGGGGGACGAGGGGGGCGTGACTGGGGTCGGTGCCGGGGGCGGAGCCTCCCCCTGAGGTTGGAGGAGGCGTGGTCAAGAGGAGAGGCCCCGCCCCTGAAATCACCAAGCAGGTCCGTTCCCCACCGCATTCCCGGGTCTGGGGGTCTGATTAGCCCCAATCAGTCGCCACCCCCGTTGACTGAAGTGGGTGCAGGTGTGGGAGACCCCCGGCCCGGGAGGAGGCCCAGGGGCTCGCAGCCGGGGAAGGGGGGTACGCGGCCGACTCAAGGAAGGTCCCTTTTTCGCTACCCAGGTCCCATTCTCTTGGCATCGCGTCCTGGTAAACCtggatctctctccctctctccccggGTCGTTCTGAGTCTTTCCCCTGTTTCTCTGGGTTTTGTCTCTCCGACTCAGTACCTGTCTCTATCTCTGAATCGCTGGGTGTCTCTCCCTTAAAGAGTATTTCTTTTCTGAGCAACTCTGTCCTTTGTTTCTGGGTTTCTGTTTGTCTCTACCCcatctctctgagtctctgtctctggtctttctgtgtctctgtctctttggGGTCCTTGTCTCTTGGTCTCCCTGTGCCCAGGTCTCTATCTGGTCTCTACCTatccctctgtgtctctgtcaccCTTTagcgcctgtctctctgcccccccccccccgcggccCCTCCTTCGCCCTCCAGGTCCCTCACCGCGTCGCGGCTGCTCTCCGTGCTGCTGCCTTCttccacttcttcctcttcctcagcctgctgctcAGCTCCTCGGCCGCTCGGAAGCTCCTTCACTCCCTGGGGCTCCTCCGGGGCCTCAGGCGCCTCCGGCTCGTGTGGGTCCTCGGGGTGCATCTGGGACTGCGCAGCCCCTTGGGGCGGGACCTCCGCGTCGCCCTCTGGGGCCGGAGGCGGCCCGCACCCCCCGACCCGGCCGCTCGGCGTCCCCATGGCCGCCGGGTGCTCCAGCGGAGTGGGCGTGCCCGAGTTCCGGGGGCGTGGCCTGACAGCGCGGGGCTGTGGCCCAGGAGGCTCCCGAGCGCTCGGGTGCTGGGAAAGAGCTCCAGGAGGCGGGGCCTGAGAGATCAAAGACTGGAACTGAGCGCTCCGGGGGCGTGGCCTGGAGTTTCTAGGGGCGGGGTTCGATGGCTCCCGGGGCGTCACACCCCCGAGGGCCAGACCCGAATTTGAGTTGGGGTCTTAGCACGCCCCCTACTGGCCTCTCCCTCCTACCCAGGTGTCGAGGCTTGTACCCTCCCAGCAACTCCCCACGATCCCTT
Coding sequences:
- the PHLDB3 gene encoding pleckstrin homology-like domain family B member 3 isoform X2; translation: MGTPSGRVGGCGPPPAPEGDAEVPPQGAAQSQMHPEDPHEPEAPEAPEEPQGVKELPSGRGAEQQAEEEEEVEEGSSTESSRDAGEAPPPAPTPVTPPSSPQPGETVRGAARRLREQQLEALTRVALMEQRVKELQRQRKELRIEMEVEVALLRGELAGERVAARREEEQLRELLGQQGDTEQGSREQREQEQRRLSQERDRVEGLRQRLQEAQGQLDSQPEEQRERLLQGVQEMREQLDVAQRAYEDLEFQQLEQESRREEEDRDSPEARALDPKVRELQASVAQHRRRIQVLEEQLKSLGEQMAAESRGLSRKKEEALQALTQERSRLLELNCLQGTPGGDFAESNQALTKLLFTQKTDRQLLVLQDPTAHTTSATSSCLFSVRSSLQGSIGLQRTGSLPRKRGERASQRGSPRPLSLHYTGPLEASALPAASGDSGRHPLYQLLNCGPGNSCGALHPDIARMERLLQQAVAERERLLKARAPPTPPPRPPGPRVLDLRQHLERWGHNPESCPHLKVSGGCCRGSLVKMGGRIKTWKKRWFCFDRQARRLAYYADKEETKLKGVIYFQAIEEVYYDHLRCAFKSPNPRLTFCVKTYERLFYMVAPSPEAMRIWMDVIVTAADENHAP
- the PHLDB3 gene encoding pleckstrin homology-like domain family B member 3 isoform X1, with the translated sequence MPRPRAGQTGLPPPSGAVGPVVPRSTSGLLGRGTEQLFSPPSSPATCPADRKGSAQSAEGSARKPEPAPPPGALSQHPSAREPPGPQPRAVRPRPRNSGTPTPLEHPAAMGTPSGRVGGCGPPPAPEGDAEVPPQGAAQSQMHPEDPHEPEAPEAPEEPQGVKELPSGRGAEQQAEEEEEVEEGSSTESSRDAGEAPPPAPTPVTPPSSPQPGETVRGAARRLREQQLEALTRVALMEQRVKELQRQRKELRIEMEVEVALLRGELAGERVAARREEEQLRELLGQQGDTEQGSREQREQEQRRLSQERDRVEGLRQRLQEAQGQLDSQPEEQRERLLQGVQEMREQLDVAQRAYEDLEFQQLEQESRREEEDRDSPEARALDPKVRELQASVAQHRRRIQVLEEQLKSLGEQMAAESRGLSRKKEEALQALTQERSRLLELNCLQGTPGGDFAESNQALTKLLFTQKTDRQLLVLQDPTAHTTSATSSCLFSVRSSLQGSIGLQRTGSLPRKRGERASQRGSPRPLSLHYTGPLEASALPAASGDSGRHPLYQLLNCGPGNSCGALHPDIARMERLLQQAVAERERLLKAREGMRRNKEVSSGPDVPAIMAPPTPPPRPPGPRVLDLRQHLERWGHNPESCPHLKVSGGCCRGSLVKMGGRIKTWKKRWFCFDRQARRLAYYADKEETKLKGVIYFQAIEEVYYDHLRCAFKSPNPRLTFCVKTYERLFYMVAPSPEAMRIWMDVIVTAADENHAP